A part of Myxococcus landrumus genomic DNA contains:
- the bioA gene encoding adenosylmethionine--8-amino-7-oxononanoate transaminase, with product MERANIVLLDKAHVWHPYTAMEAYIAGTNPLVIDRAEGCYLFDVDGKRYLDANGSWWVSTLGHRHPRLLRALTEQAGKLPHVSLAGITHEPAVALATELAAIAPGSDRPELPLAERLTRVFYSDNGSTAVEVAIKMVAQYWAQNGRPRRTRFITLSGAFHGETIGSTSVGGVPLFREVFGPLLFDVVHVPSPAEEGGWERAFNEVQAALREHPEEIAGVIVEPVIQGASGMQMYSPDFLRAVREATRAVDTFLIADEVFTGLGRTGARFAVDLAGVVPDVLCLAKALSGGLMPFAATLASERIFSGFLGASSRALYYGHSYCGNPLGAAVAREVLAVYRTEDILGQVARKAPLVKAAFERMASSIPGLVRPRAVGMVGAVDLGGGGYLASSGWRVYEAAKRRGLYLRPLGDTVYIAPALNIPDSVLEELLSGVEDSLREVAGS from the coding sequence ATGGAGCGGGCCAACATCGTCCTGCTGGACAAGGCGCACGTCTGGCATCCGTACACCGCCATGGAGGCCTACATCGCGGGGACCAACCCCCTGGTCATTGACCGCGCGGAGGGGTGCTACCTCTTCGACGTCGACGGGAAGCGCTACCTCGATGCGAACGGCTCCTGGTGGGTCTCCACCCTGGGGCACCGTCACCCCCGGCTCTTGCGCGCGCTCACCGAGCAGGCGGGGAAGCTGCCGCATGTCTCGCTCGCGGGCATCACTCATGAGCCCGCCGTCGCGCTCGCCACGGAGCTGGCCGCGATTGCGCCGGGCTCGGACCGCCCGGAGCTCCCCTTGGCGGAGCGGCTGACGCGCGTCTTCTACTCCGACAACGGCAGCACGGCGGTCGAGGTCGCCATCAAGATGGTGGCCCAGTACTGGGCGCAGAACGGCCGCCCGCGCCGCACGCGCTTCATCACGCTGTCGGGGGCGTTCCACGGAGAGACCATTGGCTCCACCAGCGTGGGCGGCGTGCCGCTGTTCCGCGAGGTGTTCGGCCCGCTCCTCTTCGATGTGGTGCATGTGCCGTCGCCCGCGGAGGAGGGCGGCTGGGAGCGCGCCTTCAACGAGGTGCAGGCCGCGCTTCGCGAGCATCCGGAGGAGATTGCGGGGGTCATCGTGGAGCCCGTGATTCAGGGCGCCTCTGGCATGCAGATGTATTCGCCGGACTTCCTGCGCGCGGTGCGCGAGGCCACCCGCGCGGTGGACACGTTCCTCATCGCCGACGAGGTCTTCACCGGCCTGGGCCGCACCGGTGCGCGCTTCGCCGTGGACCTGGCCGGCGTGGTGCCCGACGTGCTCTGTCTGGCCAAGGCGCTCTCGGGCGGCTTGATGCCCTTCGCCGCGACGCTCGCCTCGGAGCGCATCTTCTCGGGCTTCCTGGGGGCGTCTTCGCGCGCGCTGTATTACGGGCACTCGTACTGCGGCAACCCGCTGGGCGCGGCTGTTGCTCGCGAGGTGCTCGCGGTGTACCGCACCGAGGACATCCTGGGGCAGGTGGCGCGCAAGGCGCCTCTCGTGAAGGCCGCCTTCGAGCGCATGGCCTCCTCCATTCCGGGCCTGGTGCGTCCGCGTGCCGTGGGCATGGTGGGCGCGGTGGACCTGGGTGGCGGGGGCTATCTCGCGAGCAGTGGCTGGCGCGTGTACGAGGCCGCGAAGCGCCGAGGCCTCTACCTGCGCCCGCTCGGGGACACGGTCTACATCGCGCCCGCGCTCAACATCCCGGACTCGGTGCTCGAGGAGCTGCTGTCGGGCGTGGAGGACTCGCTGCGAGAGGTCGCCGGGAGCTGA
- a CDS encoding DUF1338 domain-containing protein, with product MTTAQATRLLDLLWERYAAEVPYARTFVELSGGSFRNDHVALRSLARPGGGIALFSRPFERLGWKPAGAYTFPDAHLSAIYLSHPAGLPRVFISELKSEELSPRARELLSTLPDDSPPPEDVEALAAWFCSPPPPSEAALLELEKESQYGAWLLAFGRKVNHFTGSVDDVEVWQRRMRDAGVPMKSDIEGAPGTKLRQTATQAAPLSVTLREGGRRPWPYAYFEIAQRAPDFDGFLGPQARALFDMTKR from the coding sequence ATGACGACCGCACAAGCCACCCGGCTGCTGGACCTGCTTTGGGAGCGCTATGCCGCGGAGGTGCCGTATGCGCGCACCTTCGTCGAGCTCTCCGGGGGCAGCTTTCGCAATGACCATGTCGCGCTGCGCTCGCTGGCGAGGCCCGGAGGTGGCATCGCGCTCTTCTCGCGTCCCTTCGAGCGGCTGGGCTGGAAGCCCGCGGGGGCGTACACGTTCCCCGACGCGCACCTCTCCGCCATCTACCTGTCGCACCCCGCGGGGCTGCCCCGCGTCTTCATCTCCGAGCTGAAGTCGGAGGAGCTGTCGCCGCGGGCGCGCGAGCTGCTCTCCACGCTGCCGGATGACTCGCCGCCGCCCGAGGACGTGGAGGCGCTGGCGGCGTGGTTCTGCTCGCCGCCGCCCCCGTCGGAGGCCGCGCTGCTGGAGCTGGAGAAGGAGTCGCAGTACGGCGCGTGGCTCCTGGCCTTCGGCCGCAAGGTGAACCACTTCACGGGCTCGGTGGACGACGTGGAGGTGTGGCAGCGGCGCATGCGCGACGCGGGCGTGCCCATGAAGTCGGACATCGAGGGTGCCCCGGGCACGAAGCTGCGGCAGACCGCCACGCAGGCGGCGCCGCTGTCGGTGACGCTGCGCGAGGGCGGCCGCCGTCCGTGGCCCTACGCGTACTTCGAAATCGCGCAGCGCGCGCCGGACTTCGACGGCTTTTTGGGGCCGCAGGCGCGCGCGCTGTTCGACATGACGAAGCGCTGA
- a CDS encoding sugar O-acetyltransferase, whose amino-acid sequence MARTELEKMLAGELYNAMDAELVAGRSRARKLVRLYNDTDMEDAVTRQQLLGQLIGKLGKGVYIEPPFHCDYGTFISLGDRVYMNFQCVILDCTHVTIGDDVAFGPNVHVYAATHPLDADERIKGPELAKPVTIGAKTWVGGGSIIVPGVTIGEGVTIGAGSVVTKDIPPYVLAAGNPCRVIRALR is encoded by the coding sequence ATGGCACGAACCGAGCTGGAGAAGATGCTGGCGGGTGAGCTGTACAACGCCATGGACGCGGAGCTCGTCGCGGGGAGGTCGCGCGCGCGCAAGCTCGTGCGCCTCTACAACGACACCGACATGGAGGACGCGGTCACCCGGCAGCAATTGCTGGGACAGCTCATCGGCAAGCTGGGCAAGGGCGTCTACATCGAGCCGCCCTTCCACTGCGACTACGGCACGTTCATCAGCCTGGGCGACCGCGTCTACATGAACTTCCAATGCGTCATCCTGGATTGCACCCATGTGACGATTGGTGACGACGTGGCCTTCGGCCCCAACGTCCACGTCTACGCGGCCACGCATCCCCTGGACGCGGACGAGCGCATCAAGGGCCCGGAGCTGGCGAAGCCCGTCACCATCGGCGCGAAGACGTGGGTGGGCGGAGGCTCCATCATCGTGCCGGGCGTCACCATCGGCGAGGGCGTCACCATCGGCGCCGGCAGCGTGGTGACGAAGGACATCCCGCCGTATGTCCTCGCGGCGGGAAATCCGTGTCGCGTCATCCGCGCATTGCGGTGA
- a CDS encoding GNAT family N-acetyltransferase — protein MPTDTPLRLRILDAVTDVPAADWDSLTGQDAPPFIRHAWLAAMEESGSATEETGWAPHHLTLWRGPTLVAAAPAYRKFHSMGEYIYDFGWADAAARAGVEYYPKLIVGGPLSPATVPRLLIAEGEDVPLLRKALLSAAVQSAQESGCSSVHFLYPTDDEADFLEEQGLARRVTLQFHWKNPGYGSYDDYLSRFDSKRRNQLKRERAAAATQGILLRTVRSEELTAAHAKRAYEFYTATCERHAWGQVQLTPGFFARVFKAMPDTVEMVEAVREGQVIAGAFNLATKERLYGRYWGSVEEHPFLHFHVCLYHSVDDCIRSGRKVFEPGAGGEHKVSRGFEPTAVHSAHVIFDRRLDGAVRDHVRRERARLNMAVEEAEQICGLKPWPLPSKA, from the coding sequence GTGCCCACTGACACCCCGCTCCGCCTTCGCATCCTCGACGCAGTGACGGACGTCCCGGCCGCTGACTGGGACTCGTTGACCGGGCAGGATGCGCCCCCCTTCATCCGGCACGCCTGGCTGGCGGCGATGGAGGAGAGCGGCAGCGCCACCGAGGAGACCGGGTGGGCGCCGCACCACCTGACGCTGTGGCGAGGCCCCACGCTGGTGGCCGCCGCGCCCGCGTACCGCAAGTTCCACAGCATGGGCGAGTACATCTACGACTTCGGCTGGGCGGATGCCGCCGCTCGGGCGGGCGTGGAGTACTACCCGAAGCTCATCGTCGGTGGACCGCTGTCACCGGCCACGGTGCCGCGCCTGCTCATCGCGGAGGGCGAGGACGTGCCCCTCCTGCGCAAGGCGCTCCTGTCCGCGGCGGTGCAGAGCGCGCAGGAGTCGGGCTGTTCCTCCGTGCACTTCCTCTACCCGACGGACGATGAGGCGGACTTCCTGGAGGAGCAGGGGCTGGCGCGGCGGGTGACGCTCCAGTTCCATTGGAAGAACCCGGGGTACGGCAGCTACGACGACTACCTCTCGCGCTTCGACTCCAAGCGACGCAACCAGCTCAAGCGCGAGCGCGCGGCGGCGGCCACGCAGGGCATCCTGCTGCGCACGGTGCGGAGCGAGGAGCTGACGGCGGCGCATGCGAAGCGCGCGTATGAGTTCTACACGGCGACTTGTGAGCGGCATGCGTGGGGACAGGTGCAGCTCACGCCCGGGTTCTTCGCGCGTGTCTTCAAGGCGATGCCGGACACGGTGGAGATGGTGGAGGCGGTGCGCGAGGGCCAGGTCATCGCGGGTGCGTTCAACCTCGCGACGAAGGAGCGGCTCTATGGCCGCTACTGGGGCAGCGTCGAGGAGCACCCGTTCCTGCACTTCCATGTCTGCCTGTATCACTCGGTCGACGACTGCATCCGCTCGGGCCGCAAGGTGTTCGAGCCGGGCGCGGGCGGTGAGCACAAGGTGTCTCGAGGCTTCGAGCCCACGGCGGTGCACAGCGCCCACGTGATTTTCGACCGGAGGCTGGATGGCGCCGTGAGAGACCACGTGCGCCGCGAGCGGGCCCGGCTCAACATGGCCGTGGAGGAAGCCGAGCAGATCTGCGGCCTCAAGCCCTGGCCGCTCCCGTCGAAGGCGTAG
- a CDS encoding AI-2E family transporter, with the protein MVEDERGAGQHSQVTPKTVFTVCFAVLAVLALVVLVVRTRVALTLTGLAALLALALEHGVALLESKKVPRALAIALMLTGALTALAALALLVIPAAVAQVDALMVQWPQLWREVRESRLSRVFVQRIHNLGWKPGLDIATPELAGGTVPTLVMHAIGSVVGLFGGALSVFFLVVFMLVFGGGLLRRLLELPRPEHRQRYVRVLRNVYEATGGYLIGLTLICTFNALLTSTVLAVLGVPYFLPLGILSGFSSMVPYAGPVVAGGFITLLTWATGGMWLALGVLAYFALYGQLEGNVLAPLVFRRTVHVNPLVVLLAVLFCAELAGIVGAVVAVPVAASAQIIIREVLLFRQERLVARPPSSTSVS; encoded by the coding sequence ATGGTGGAGGACGAGCGAGGGGCGGGACAGCACTCCCAGGTGACACCCAAGACGGTGTTCACCGTGTGCTTCGCGGTGCTGGCGGTGCTGGCGCTCGTGGTGCTGGTGGTGCGCACGCGCGTCGCGCTCACGCTGACGGGGCTCGCGGCGTTGCTCGCCCTGGCGCTGGAGCACGGGGTGGCGCTGCTGGAGAGCAAGAAGGTCCCTCGGGCCTTGGCCATCGCGCTGATGCTGACGGGGGCGCTGACGGCCCTGGCGGCGCTGGCCCTGCTGGTCATTCCCGCCGCGGTGGCGCAAGTGGATGCGCTGATGGTGCAGTGGCCCCAGCTCTGGCGGGAGGTGCGTGAGTCGCGGCTCAGCCGGGTCTTCGTCCAGCGGATCCACAACCTGGGCTGGAAGCCGGGGCTCGACATCGCGACACCGGAGCTGGCGGGGGGCACGGTGCCGACGCTCGTGATGCATGCGATTGGCAGCGTGGTGGGGCTCTTTGGCGGAGCGCTGAGCGTCTTCTTCCTCGTGGTGTTCATGCTGGTGTTCGGCGGGGGGCTGCTGCGACGGCTGCTCGAACTGCCCCGGCCGGAGCACCGCCAGCGCTACGTGCGCGTGCTGCGCAACGTGTACGAGGCCACGGGCGGCTATCTGATTGGGCTCACGCTCATCTGCACGTTCAACGCGCTGCTCACGTCCACGGTGCTGGCGGTGCTCGGCGTGCCGTACTTCCTGCCGCTGGGCATCCTCAGCGGCTTCTCCAGCATGGTGCCCTACGCGGGCCCCGTGGTGGCCGGAGGCTTCATCACCCTGCTGACGTGGGCGACAGGGGGCATGTGGCTGGCGCTCGGCGTGCTGGCGTACTTCGCGCTGTACGGGCAGCTCGAGGGCAACGTGCTGGCGCCGCTCGTGTTCCGGCGCACGGTGCACGTCAACCCGCTGGTCGTCCTGCTGGCGGTGCTGTTCTGCGCGGAGCTGGCGGGCATCGTCGGCGCGGTGGTGGCGGTGCCCGTCGCGGCGTCGGCGCAAATCATCATCCGGGAGGTGCTCCTGTTCCGGCAGGAGCGCCTGGTCGCGCGGCCTCCCTCCTCCACGTCGGTGTCTTGA
- a CDS encoding DMT family transporter — translation MAYLFLLAAIASEVVGTSLLKSTQGFTRLWPTVGCLTAYAVAFALLAQAVKQVPVGVAYAMWSGLGTAAIVTIGVVFFSEPLSPVKLLGVGLIIGGVILLNLGGGGAH, via the coding sequence GTGGCGTATCTGTTCCTGCTGGCCGCCATCGCCAGCGAGGTGGTGGGAACCAGCCTGCTGAAGTCCACGCAGGGCTTCACGCGGTTGTGGCCCACCGTGGGCTGCCTCACCGCGTATGCCGTGGCCTTCGCGCTGCTGGCGCAGGCCGTGAAGCAGGTGCCCGTGGGCGTGGCCTACGCCATGTGGTCGGGGCTGGGGACCGCCGCCATCGTCACCATTGGCGTCGTCTTCTTCAGCGAGCCCCTGAGCCCCGTCAAGCTGCTGGGCGTGGGGCTCATCATCGGCGGCGTCATCCTGCTCAACCTGGGCGGCGGTGGAGCCCACTGA
- a CDS encoding GNAT family N-acetyltransferase: MDSDNPIVLLLTERLRITQMPPDGAARVVAYYEDNQAHLDPVSPSRPAHFHTTTYWRTRLAQDLEDSRRDLALRLVMLPRSEPPSSAPVIGNITLTHIRRGPLQAADLGYGLDYRHEGHGLMTEGLRAVCAHAFTTMGLHRIQANHLPENLRSAAVLRRLGFTVEGYARDFLRINGRWRDHVLTSLTAPERDSTAG, from the coding sequence ATGGACTCCGACAACCCCATCGTCCTGCTCCTCACCGAACGGCTGCGCATCACCCAGATGCCACCGGATGGCGCCGCCCGCGTCGTGGCCTACTACGAGGACAACCAGGCCCACCTGGACCCCGTCTCGCCCTCCCGCCCCGCCCACTTCCACACCACGACGTACTGGCGCACGCGGCTGGCCCAGGACCTGGAGGACTCGCGCCGGGACCTGGCCCTTCGGCTGGTGATGCTCCCCCGCTCGGAGCCGCCCTCGTCCGCGCCCGTCATCGGCAACATCACCCTCACGCACATCCGCCGAGGCCCCTTGCAGGCCGCGGACCTGGGCTATGGCCTGGACTACCGCCATGAGGGTCACGGCCTCATGACGGAGGGCCTTCGCGCCGTCTGCGCGCATGCCTTCACCACCATGGGCCTGCACCGCATCCAGGCGAACCACCTCCCGGAGAACCTCCGCAGCGCCGCGGTGCTGCGCCGGCTGGGCTTCACGGTGGAGGGCTACGCCCGCGACTTCCTGCGCATCAACGGCCGCTGGAGGGACCACGTGCTGACCTCCCTCACCGCCCCCGAGCGAGACTCCACCGCCGGGTAG
- a CDS encoding phage tail protein, translating to MSDQFIGEIRIFAGNFAPLGWAFCEGQLLSIAQNQALFAILGVTYGGNGQTTFALPDLRGRYPMQAGQGPGLSPRSLGEQGGVETVTLISSQMPAHNHSLNISSQNGDTETPVGTVLAADTSATITNYRSAPIDGTMNPMAIGIAGGTQPHQNMSPFLVLNFIIALEGVFPSRG from the coding sequence GTGTCAGATCAGTTCATCGGTGAGATCAGGATTTTCGCGGGGAACTTCGCGCCGCTGGGGTGGGCGTTCTGCGAGGGGCAGCTCCTCTCCATCGCGCAGAACCAGGCACTCTTCGCCATCCTCGGCGTCACGTATGGCGGCAATGGCCAGACCACCTTCGCGCTGCCGGACCTGCGCGGTCGCTATCCCATGCAGGCGGGCCAGGGCCCCGGGCTCTCGCCTCGCTCCCTGGGTGAGCAGGGCGGAGTGGAGACCGTGACGCTGATTTCTAGCCAGATGCCCGCGCACAACCACTCGCTCAACATCAGCTCGCAAAACGGCGACACGGAGACGCCCGTGGGGACGGTGCTCGCGGCGGACACCTCCGCCACCATCACCAACTACCGGTCCGCGCCCATCGACGGGACGATGAACCCCATGGCCATCGGCATCGCGGGCGGAACCCAGCCCCACCAGAACATGTCCCCGTTCCTCGTCCTCAACTTCATCATCGCCCTGGAAGGCGTGTTCCCCTCGCGAGGCTAG
- a CDS encoding acyl-CoA desaturase, which translates to MAVLAFFVSHWLLCVFFQSFFQHRYSAHRMYTMGPRTERVMHLLTYLVQGSSYLSPKAYAILHREHHAFSDTEKDPHSPHFFTDVFRMMMHTKKRYDDYTNGKGQPEARFLGGYPEWPLVDDTLRTSWVATLFWVAAYSSFYIAFATSPWQFLLLPIHFLMGPVHGAIVNWCGHKYGYRNFNSSDKSRNTLPVEVLCMGELFQNNHHKYGSSPNFAARKFEVDPTWQVMRVLAKLGVIRIATPQRAVWPEPREAVREAGAARAA; encoded by the coding sequence ATGGCCGTCCTCGCCTTCTTCGTCTCGCACTGGCTGCTCTGCGTCTTCTTCCAGAGCTTCTTCCAGCACCGGTACTCCGCGCACCGCATGTACACCATGGGTCCGCGCACGGAGCGGGTGATGCACCTGCTCACCTACCTGGTGCAGGGCTCGTCGTACCTGTCGCCCAAGGCCTACGCCATCCTGCACCGCGAGCACCACGCCTTCTCGGACACGGAGAAGGACCCGCACTCGCCGCACTTCTTCACGGACGTGTTCCGGATGATGATGCACACGAAGAAGCGCTACGACGACTACACGAACGGCAAGGGTCAGCCGGAGGCCCGCTTCCTGGGCGGTTACCCCGAGTGGCCGCTGGTGGATGACACGCTGCGCACCTCGTGGGTCGCGACGCTCTTCTGGGTGGCGGCGTACTCGTCGTTCTACATCGCGTTCGCCACGTCGCCCTGGCAGTTCCTGCTCTTGCCCATCCACTTCCTGATGGGGCCGGTGCACGGGGCCATCGTGAACTGGTGCGGCCACAAGTACGGCTACCGGAACTTCAACAGCAGCGACAAGTCACGCAACACGCTGCCCGTCGAGGTGCTGTGCATGGGCGAGCTGTTCCAGAACAACCACCACAAGTACGGCAGCAGCCCGAACTTCGCGGCGCGCAAGTTCGAGGTGGACCCCACGTGGCAGGTGATGCGCGTGCTGGCGAAGCTGGGTGTCATCCGCATCGCCACGCCGCAGCGGGCCGTGTGGCCGGAGCCGCGCGAGGCCGTTCGTGAGGCGGGGGCGGCTCGGGCCGCCTGA
- a CDS encoding S9 family peptidase, translating to MVLGWMTPAFAQAGVPAQATPLVDFAAGAELLRGGMTAKTGATKVGRPAVEAILGAVARASRFRQVVMSPDGKRVAWVEPALTGGSHIYVLEPGGEAPVAGRVWACPESRACEEDSLAWSPDSRRLAFLSDAHQGGQQQLYVTDIKEGVARKLTSFEGPLASPRWSPDGESLSVLVMQGAGAAEAKGPKAPGARETGVVREASPVRRVALVSVTDGAHRVVSPESLYVYEYAWSADGTRLAFTAAPPPGDANWWVAKLHVQELTANARARVLYAPKWQLAEPVWSPDGKHVAVIEGLMSDQGSNGGDVMVVPLDGGKPRNLTPKMKATAMSLDWVAPRKLVFGAQQGGESAVSSVDPVKGELSLLWKGAERISAGGPVGLSLSRDGKTSAVVRESYARSPNVWVGPVGGWERVTRREDDFRALVGETREVTWKGDGMEMQGWLVAPAPALAPTGPARAPMVTMIHGGPAAGAVPAFKPDVVMFTSRGYYVFLPNYRGSFGQGEDFVQANRRDFGFGDLRDIVAGVDAVLAKAPVDPSRLGVMGWSYGGFMSMWAVTQTQRFRAAVAGAGISNWQSYYGTNRIDTWMRPYFGASVYDEPEVYTRSSPINYVKLARTPTLVLHGERDLEVPVTQSLEFHRALKELGVKTQLVVYADEGHNLNRLEHIVDRMRRTVEWLDTHLPAGSNGSARASAPPR from the coding sequence GTGGTGCTGGGGTGGATGACCCCGGCCTTCGCGCAGGCAGGTGTGCCCGCGCAGGCCACGCCGTTGGTGGACTTCGCGGCGGGCGCGGAGCTGCTGCGCGGCGGCATGACGGCGAAGACCGGCGCCACGAAGGTGGGCAGGCCGGCGGTGGAGGCCATCCTGGGCGCGGTGGCGCGTGCGTCGCGCTTTCGCCAGGTGGTGATGTCTCCGGACGGCAAGCGGGTGGCGTGGGTGGAGCCGGCCCTGACGGGTGGCAGCCACATCTACGTGCTGGAGCCGGGCGGAGAGGCGCCCGTGGCCGGGCGCGTGTGGGCCTGTCCCGAGTCGCGCGCCTGTGAGGAGGACTCCCTCGCCTGGAGCCCGGACAGCCGGCGCCTGGCCTTCCTCTCCGACGCGCACCAGGGCGGGCAGCAGCAGCTGTACGTCACCGACATCAAGGAGGGCGTGGCCAGGAAGCTGACGTCCTTCGAGGGGCCGCTGGCCTCGCCGCGGTGGTCTCCGGATGGCGAGTCGCTGTCGGTGCTGGTGATGCAGGGCGCGGGCGCCGCCGAGGCCAAGGGGCCGAAGGCCCCCGGCGCGCGTGAGACGGGCGTGGTGCGCGAGGCGAGCCCCGTGCGGCGCGTGGCGCTGGTGTCCGTGACGGATGGCGCGCACCGCGTGGTCTCTCCCGAGTCGCTCTACGTCTACGAGTACGCCTGGAGCGCGGATGGGACGCGGCTGGCCTTCACCGCGGCGCCGCCCCCGGGCGATGCGAACTGGTGGGTGGCGAAGCTGCATGTGCAGGAGCTGACGGCGAACGCCCGCGCGCGCGTCCTGTACGCGCCCAAGTGGCAGCTCGCGGAGCCAGTGTGGAGCCCGGATGGGAAGCACGTCGCCGTCATCGAAGGGCTGATGAGCGACCAGGGCTCCAACGGGGGCGATGTGATGGTGGTGCCGCTGGATGGCGGCAAGCCGCGCAACCTCACGCCCAAGATGAAGGCGACGGCGATGTCGCTCGACTGGGTGGCGCCGCGCAAGCTGGTGTTCGGGGCGCAGCAGGGGGGCGAGTCGGCGGTGTCCTCGGTGGACCCGGTGAAGGGCGAGCTGTCGCTGCTGTGGAAGGGCGCGGAGCGCATCAGCGCGGGGGGCCCGGTGGGGTTGTCGCTGTCGCGGGACGGCAAGACGAGCGCGGTGGTGCGTGAGTCCTATGCGCGCTCGCCCAACGTGTGGGTGGGGCCGGTGGGGGGATGGGAGCGTGTCACGCGCCGCGAGGATGACTTCCGCGCGCTGGTGGGAGAGACGCGCGAGGTGACGTGGAAGGGCGACGGCATGGAGATGCAGGGGTGGCTGGTGGCGCCCGCTCCGGCGCTGGCGCCCACGGGGCCGGCGCGAGCGCCCATGGTGACGATGATTCACGGCGGGCCGGCGGCGGGCGCGGTGCCCGCCTTCAAGCCGGACGTGGTGATGTTCACCTCACGCGGCTACTACGTGTTCCTGCCCAACTACCGGGGCAGCTTCGGCCAGGGCGAGGACTTCGTGCAGGCCAACCGGCGCGACTTCGGCTTCGGCGACCTGCGCGACATCGTCGCGGGGGTGGACGCGGTGCTGGCGAAGGCGCCGGTGGACCCCTCGCGGCTGGGGGTGATGGGGTGGAGCTACGGCGGCTTCATGTCGATGTGGGCGGTGACGCAGACGCAGCGCTTCCGCGCGGCGGTGGCGGGCGCCGGCATCTCCAACTGGCAGAGCTACTACGGCACCAACCGCATCGACACGTGGATGCGGCCGTACTTCGGCGCGTCCGTGTACGACGAGCCGGAGGTGTACACGCGCAGCTCGCCCATCAACTACGTGAAGCTGGCGCGCACGCCCACGCTGGTGCTGCACGGGGAGCGGGATTTGGAGGTCCCCGTCACGCAGAGCCTGGAGTTCCACCGCGCGCTGAAGGAGCTGGGGGTGAAGACGCAGCTCGTCGTCTATGCGGACGAGGGCCACAACCTGAACCGGCTGGAGCACATCGTGGACCGGATGCGGCGCACGGTGGAGTGGCTGGACACGCACCTGCCCGCGGGCTCCAACGGCAGCGCCAGGGCGTCGGCGCCGCCGCGCTGA